The following nucleotide sequence is from Rhabdothermincola sediminis.
CGATCGCGGCTAGCAGGAACGCGGCCACGGAGAGCAGCGAGGCGAACAGCGAAAACATGCTCCGGTCGTCGTTGGGGGCCATGTGGTCCTTCCTTGCGGGAGGGTGGTTCGGGGGGATCGGGCCCGAAGACCCGTGCCGGCAGTCTGACTCGCCTGGGGAGCCGTCGGGCAGGGCAGGCGGTCGGGCGATGAAAGGACTTAGGTCCCATCGCGCCAGGACGCCGTGCCCTGTGCCAGGGCCACGCCGACCCCCGACCATCGGGTGTCGTATCGCCGATCAGGGGGTCCGCCGTAGCGGCCAGGAGGTGTAGCCCGATGCGCGTGTTGCTTCTCGAAGGGGATCCGGGAGCCGCGGCGGATGCAGCCGCCGAGTTGGCCGAGGCGGGACATGAGGTGTCCCGGTGCCACGAGGCGGGGACTCCCGCCTTCCCGTGCCGAGGCCTGACCGAGCCCGGGACCTGCCCGCTCGAGCGGGAGCACATCGACGTGGCGGTGGTAGTCCGAGGCCAGCCTGGTAACGGGCCAGCTCCCGGTGAGGACGGTGTCCGTTGCGCGCTCCGGAGGTTCGTTCCGCTCGTTGTTGCCGGTGACGTCTCCCGCTCCCCGTACACAGACTGGGCCACCGTGGTGCACGAGGGCACGGACGAGCTGGACCTGGCCGTCACCGAGGCGGCCAGTGCTCCGCTGCGCCGCCACGCCGACGCCGCGACCCGCTCGCTCCGGGAGGTGCTGAGCCGCCACGGGTTGGACGGCTCGATGGCCGAGGCGCACGTGCGCCGGGTGGGCGACGACCTGCGGGTCATGCTGCGCCCGAACGTGCCGGTGGAGCCGGCGGTGGCCGAGATGGCCTCCGTGCGGGCCGTCGGCGCGGTCCGGGCCCTCGACGCTCACCCGAGGGTGATCGACGTCACCATCGAGCACTGAGTCCGGACTGGCGCGAGCATCACGCCAGGCCTCCAGTCCAGTGAGTACGGGGGCCGCTGGTGATCCCAGCGGCCCTCGCTTCGCCCGTACACTAGCGGTCGCTCATGGGTGTGCCGACGGCCTCGTTCTTCTTCGCCGTGCTCGCGTTGTGCTGCCTCGGCGGGGTGGCGGCGACGCTGATCGCGAGTGTGGTCCAGCGGGTCGTTCCCTCACCGGTGCTGGCGGCGTTGCGCCGTGACGTAGGTGCCGCGTCGGTGGCGCTCGCAGCGCTCGTCGCGGTGGTGGCCACCATGGGGAGCCTCTACTACTCGCAGGTCGCCGGGTTCACGCCGTGCACCCTGTGTTGGTATCAGCGCATCTTCATGTACTCCCTCGCGGTCGTTCTCATCGTCGCCGCGGTGCGTCGTGACCGGGAGGTGCGCTGGTACGCCCTGCCCCTCGCCGTGACCGGGGCCGGTTTCAGCGTCTACCACAGCTGGATCCAGGCCTTCCCACCCGACAGCGGCACGTCGTTCTGCACGGCCGAGGCTCCCTGCACCACCCGTCATGTGTGGGAGTTTGGTTTCGTGTCGCTGCCGTTCATGGCGCTGTGCGGTTTCTCGTTCGTGATCACGATGATGGTGCTGGCTCGGCCCGCGCCCCAGGAGGTCTCCGTTGTCGAATCGACCGACCACGAGCTCGTCTCGCTCTGAACGGGCCCGCCAGGCCCGGGCGGCCTCCGAGGCGCGAACCCGCACCGGCTGGATCATCGGCGGCGCGGTGCTGGTCGTCCTGCTCGCCGCGGGCATCGCCCTGCTCGCCACCCGCTCGTCGGGTGATGACGTGGCCGGTGGTGGCGCGTCACCGTCGGGCGGGACGGTGGTGCCGAGTGGCGATCGGAGCACTGGGCCGGTGCAGGTCACCGGTTCCGCGCTGCCAGCGTTCTCGCAGGCCACCCCGGATACCGCGGTCGGGCAGCCTGCGCCGGGTCTCGTGGGGGAGTCCTTCGACGGGGAGGCGGTGCGCATCGATCCCGGCGACGGCCGGCCCAAGATCGTGGCGTTCCTGGCGCACTGGTGCCCCCACTGCCAGAAGGAGGTCCCGCGCCTCACCGATTGGTTGGAGGCGAACGGCATGCCGACCGACGTCGACCTCTTCGCGGTGAGCACGGCCGTGGCCCCCGATCGTGGCAACTACCCACCGGGTGCCTGGCTCCGGCGGGAGGCGTGGCCCGTACCGACCATGCTCGATGATCAGGACCAGGCCGCCGCCAGCGCCTACGGGTTGTCGTCGTTCCCGTACTTCGTGGTCATCGGGCCCGACGGCAGGGTGGTCGGGCGTGCCAGCGGCGAGCTGTCGACCTCGCAGTGGGAGGCGCTGCTCGAGGCGGCCCGAACGGGTTCGAGCACGTCGACTGGCGAGGTGGGGCCGGCCTCGCGGGTCGGCGGGTGAGGCGCGCTACGTTGCTGGGGCCATGAGCTCCACCGGCCCGACGGAGCGGTTCACGGGCAAGGTCGTGCTCGTGACGGGCTCTTCCAGCGGCATCGGCGCGGCGTGCGCCCGCGCGTTCGCCGGCGAGGGCGCGAGGGTGGTGGTGAACTCGTCGTCATCGACCGAAGCGGGGCAGGCCGTCGCGTCGTCATTGCCCGGCGCCTTCTACGTCCAGGCCGACATCTCCCGTGAGGACGACTGCCAGAGGCTGGTCGACACGGTGGTGCGGCAGGCCGGACGCCTCGACGTGCTCGTCAACAACGCTGGGGTGACCGAGGTGATCCCGCACCACGACCTCGATGCGGTCACCGACGCGGTGTTCCGGCGGATCCTCGACGTGAACGTGCTGGGCACGTGGAACCTGACCAGGCTCGCCATGCCTGCGCTGCGGTCGTCGGGCGACGGCGCGGTGGTCAACATCACCTCGGTTGCCGGCGTCCGTCCAACCGGTAGTTCGATCCCCTACGCCGCATCGAAGGCCGCGCTCAACCACCTGACCGCATTGGTCGCGAACGTGGTGGGCCCTGCGGTGCGGGTCAACGCGGTGGCGCCGGGCTTGATCCGCACACCTTGGACGGCCGGGTGGGGGCCGCTGCACGAGGCCATGGCCGAGCGCGCGCCGCTCGGTCGTTCCGGAGAACCCGAAGACGTGGCGCAGGTGGTGCTCGACGTGGCCGCGGCGCGATACCTCACCGGGCAGGTGGTGGTCGTCGACGGTGGTCTGACGCTGCGATGAAGGCGCACGAGCAGGGCCGACCCCGACTGCGTCCGGTCGGGTGATCGAGGAGGCGAGATGAACCGGGTCATCGTGG
It contains:
- a CDS encoding disulfide bond formation protein B; its protein translation is MGVPTASFFFAVLALCCLGGVAATLIASVVQRVVPSPVLAALRRDVGAASVALAALVAVVATMGSLYYSQVAGFTPCTLCWYQRIFMYSLAVVLIVAAVRRDREVRWYALPLAVTGAGFSVYHSWIQAFPPDSGTSFCTAEAPCTTRHVWEFGFVSLPFMALCGFSFVITMMVLARPAPQEVSVVESTDHELVSL
- a CDS encoding TlpA family protein disulfide reductase, which codes for MSNRPTTSSSRSERARQARAASEARTRTGWIIGGAVLVVLLAAGIALLATRSSGDDVAGGGASPSGGTVVPSGDRSTGPVQVTGSALPAFSQATPDTAVGQPAPGLVGESFDGEAVRIDPGDGRPKIVAFLAHWCPHCQKEVPRLTDWLEANGMPTDVDLFAVSTAVAPDRGNYPPGAWLRREAWPVPTMLDDQDQAAASAYGLSSFPYFVVIGPDGRVVGRASGELSTSQWEALLEAARTGSSTSTGEVGPASRVGG
- a CDS encoding SDR family NAD(P)-dependent oxidoreductase → MSSTGPTERFTGKVVLVTGSSSGIGAACARAFAGEGARVVVNSSSSTEAGQAVASSLPGAFYVQADISREDDCQRLVDTVVRQAGRLDVLVNNAGVTEVIPHHDLDAVTDAVFRRILDVNVLGTWNLTRLAMPALRSSGDGAVVNITSVAGVRPTGSSIPYAASKAALNHLTALVANVVGPAVRVNAVAPGLIRTPWTAGWGPLHEAMAERAPLGRSGEPEDVAQVVLDVAAARYLTGQVVVVDGGLTLR